A region of the Cyanobium usitatum str. Tous genome:
GAGATCTCGTAGTGGCCGTAGCCAGCGGCGCTGAGCTCGGCCCAGGTGAGTTCCATCAAGTCGGCGCCCAGGTCGGCATCGGGGAGCTGCAGCTGGCCGCGATCGTGACGCTGGGCAAACACGGTGCCGGGCTCCAAGGTGAGGTCGTAGACGGAGAGGTGGGGCGGTGCCAGGGCAATCGCTTGGCGCAGTTGGTGGCGCCACTGGCCCAGGTCCTGACCCGGCAGCCCCTGGATCAGATCCAGGCTCCAGCTGCTGAGGGCCCCTCCGGCCAGGGCTTGGGCCAGCCAGCCGGCGGCCTCCAGCAGGTCCGCGCCGCGGTGGCGGCGACCCAGGCCGGCGAGCACGGCATCGTCAAAGCTCTGGCCACCCAAGCTCACCCGGTTTACCCCGGCCTGCAGATAGCCCGCCAGGCGATCCTGGTCAAAACTGGCTGGATCAAGCTCCAGGCTGATCTCAGCTCCGGGAGCCAAGCCAAACCGGCAGCTCAGAGCCGCCAGCAGGGCCTCCAGCTGGGAAGGCGTCAGCAGCGAGGGCGTGCCGCCACCGAAATAAACCGTGGACAGCGGTGGGCCGGGGGGCGAGGCGGCAATCTCCTGCAGCAGCAGGCTGAGGTAGGCCGCAATCGAGGCCGACCCCGGCGCCGGCGCTTCGCCGCTGGCACGGTCGCCAAGGGGCACCACAGGAAAGTCGCAATAAAAGCAACGCCGGTGACAAAAAGGGATGTGCAAATAGGCACTGCGCGGCGGCCAGGGCTGGGCGACTGCCGGGCCTGGAACCCCTTCTGGGATTGAAACTGGATGGGGAAATTGGGCAGTCACAACGACAAGTGCGGAAACCCCTTCAGGCCAAGGGCACCGAAATCAGGCATGCTGCAGGCCAGATCAGCTGGGTAGCCACGCACGACGGGAATGGTGAACTCCCTCATCCTGATCCTGTTTGTGATCTCTGGCGCTGCCGCCGGCTGGCTGGGGGTAGACCTGCTACCCGAGCAGCTGCTGCTGCAGGTGGACAAGCCAGAAGGGCTGCGCACGGTGCTGGGCGGCTTCGGTTCCTTCTTTGGAGTGATCGCTGGAGTTTTCTTCCAGCAGCTGCGGCGCAAGCTGATGCAGCAGGTGCGCACCATGCCCACCGATCTGCTGGTAAGCCGCGCCGTGGGTCTGATCCTCGGCCTGCTGGTGGCCAACTTGCTGCTTGCGCCGATCCTGCTGCTGCCCCTGCCCTGGGAGGTGATCTTCGTCAAACCGCTGGCGGCGGTGGTGAGCAACGTCTTTTTCGGCGTATCTGGCTACAACCTGGCCGAAGTCCATGGCCGCACCCTGCTGCGCCTGTTTAACCCCAGCAGCACGGAGGCGATGTTGGTGGCCGATGGGGTGCTGCAACCGGCCAGCGCCAAGATCCTCGACACCAGCGTGATCATTGATGGCCGCATCCGCGGACTGCTCGCCTCAGGGCTGCTGGAGGGCCAGGTGATCGTGGCCCAGAGCGTGATCGATGAGCTGCAGGCCCTGGCCGACTCTGGCAACGCCGAGAAGCGCGGCCGGGGCCGCCGCGGCCTCAAGCTGCTGAGCGAGCTGCGCGAGCAGTACGGCCGGCGCCTAGTGGTCAACATCACCCGCTACGAGGGCAACGGCGTTGACGACAAGCTGCTGCTGCTCACCGCCGACACCGGCGGCACCTTGCTCACCGCCGACTACAACCTGGCCAAGGTGGCTGAGGTGAAAGAGCTCAAGGTGCTCAACCTCAGCGAGCTGGTGATCGCCCTGCGGCCCGAGGTGCAGCCTGGCGACGAGCTGCTGCTCAAGATTGCCCGCGATGGCAAGGAGGCCGATCAGGGCGTGGGCTACCTCGACGACGGCACCATGGTGGTGGTGGAAGGCGCCCGGGGCCGCATTGGCGAGCGCCTGCCAGTGGTGGTCACCGGAGCCCTGCAAAACCCAACGGGCCGGATCGTTTTCGCCCGGGGCGACGGAGCCCCAGCCGAGTCCAATGGGGAAGCCACCGCCAAGCGCAAACCACGGCAAGAACGCAGCAAGGCCAATCCGCAGGCGGACGGCCCCCGCTAGGCTCCGGACACCTGCTTCCATTAACCGCGGATGTCGGTTTCAGCCCCCTACTACGGCGATTCCGCGGCCATGCGCACGCCGCCGCCCGATCTGCCCAGCCTGCTGCTGAAGGAGCGGATCGTCTATCTGGGCTTGCCCCTGTTCAGCGACGACGACGCCAAGCGCCAAATGGGCATTGACGTCACCGAGCTGATCATTGCCCAGCTGCTCTACCTGGAGTTTGACAACCCGGAGAAGCCGATTTTCTTCTACATCAACTCCACCGGCACCAGCTGGTACACCGGCGACGCCGTTGGCTTTGAAACCGAAGCCTTCGCCATCGCCGACACGCTCCGCTACGTGAAGCCGCCGGTGCACACCATCTGCATCGGCCAGGCGATGGGCACCGCAGCCATGATCCTCAGCGCTGGCACCAAGGGCCACCGGGCCGCCCTGCCCCACGCCTCGATCGTGCTGCACCAGCCCCGCAGCGGCGCCCGCGGCCAGGCCACCGACATCCAGATCCGGGCCCAGGAGGTGCTGCACAACAAGCGCACTCTGCTGGAGATGCTTTCTCTCAACACCGGTAAATCGGTGGAGCAGCTATCCCGCGATTCCGATCGCATGACCTACTTCACCGCTGAAGAAGCCAAGGAGTACGGACTGATCGATCGGGTACTGACCAGCCAAAAAGACCTTCCAACCGCTCCGCCGGCCACGGCAGCCGGCCTGGGCTGAGCCGCCCTCAGGCACCCCGCCCTCCACCGACCACCCCAACCAAACCCATGCCCATCGGCACCCCCAGCGTTCCCTACCGCCTGCCCGGCAGCCAATACGAGCGCTGGGTTGACATCTACACCCGGCTGGGCGTGGAGCGCATTCTCTTCCTCGGCTCGGAGGTCACCGATGCGGTGGCCAACGCCCTGGTGGCCCAGATGCTCTATCTGGATTCGGAAGACAATTCAAAACCGATTTACCTGTACATCAACTCCCCCGGCGGCTCGGTGACCGCGGGCCTGGCGATCTACGACACCATGCAGTACGTCAAGAGCGACGTGGTGACGATCTGCGTCGGCCTGGCCGCCTCGATGGGCGCCTTCCTGCTGGGCGCCGGCACCAAAGGCAAGCGGTTGGCCCTGCCCCACAGCCGGATCATGATTCACCAGCCCCTGGGCGGCACTAGCCAGCGCCAGGCCAGTGACATCGAGATTGAGGCGAAGGAAATCCTGCGCATGAAGGACATGCTCAACCACTCGATGGCTGACATGACCGGCCAGTCTTTCGAGAAGATCGAGAAGGACACCGACCGCGACTACTTCCTCAGCGCCGCAGAGGCCAAGGAGTATGGCCTGATCGACCGGGTGATAGCCAACCCCAGTGAGGCCTGAAGGTCGTTTGCGTAAACTCGTCTTTGGATCTGCCTAGACAGCCCGGATGGCCAAGCTTTACTACGACACCGACGCCGACCTCTCCCTGCTGAACGGCAAGACGGTTGCCATCATTGGCTACGGCTCCCAAGGCCATGCCCACGCCCTGAACCTCAAGGACAGCGGCGTCAACGTCGTAGTTGGGCTCTACGAAGGCAGCCGCTCGGCCGAGAAGGCCAGGGCCGATGGCCTGGAAGTGCTAAGCGTCGCCGACGCCTGCGCCAAGGCCGACTGGATCATGGTGCTGCTGCCCGATGAGTTCCAGAAGGCCGTCTACGACAAGGAGATCGCACCGCACCTCAGCGCCGGCAAGGTACTGAGCTTCGCCCACGGCTTCAACATCCGCTTCGAGCTGATCAAACCCCCGGCCGATGTGGACGTGGTGATGATCGCCCCCAAAGGCCCCGGCCACACCGTGCGCTGGGAATACCAGAACGGCATGGGTGTGCCGGCCCTGTTTGCAATTGAGCAGGATGCCTCTGGCCACGCCCGCGAGCTGGCCATGGCCTATGCCAAAGGGATCGGCGGCACCAGAGCTGGAATCCTGGAGACCAACTTCAAAGAAGAGACCGAAACCGACCTCTTCGGTGAGCAGGCCGTGCTGTGCGGCGGCCTCTCCGAGCTGGTCAAAGCCGGCTTCGAGACCCTGGTGGAAGCGGGCTATCAGCCCGAGCTGGCCTACTTCGAGTGCCTGCACGAGGTGAAGCTGATCGTCGATCTGATGGTGAAAGGCGGCCTGACGGCCATGCGCGATTCGATCTCCAATACCGCCGAATACGGCGACTACGTGAGCGGCCCGCGCCTGATCACCGCCGACACCAAAGCGGAGATGAAGCGCATCCTCACCGACATCCAGGACGGCACCTTCGCCCGCAACTTCGTGGCCGAGTGCGATGCCGGCAAGCCTGAGATGACCAAGATCCGCGAGCGCGATGCCCAGCATCCGATCGAGCAGGTGGGCACGGGCCTGCGCTCGATGTTCAGCTGGCTGAAGGCGGCCTGATCCAGCCCCTGCTGCTGGTTGCCCTCGCCTGCGGCCTCGATCGCCTGGTGGGGGACCCGCGCTGGTGCCCCCATCCAGTGGTGGTAATGGGCTGGTGGATCAGCATGCTGCGCCGCGGCGCTGAAGCCTGGGCGGGCACAAGAGCCTGGAAGCTGCGGTTGGCGGGGGGCTTAATCACGCTGGTGTTGGTGGGCGGCAGCGGCCTGGCCGGCTGGGCCGTGGAGCAGCTGGCCCCCACGCCCCTGCTGGTGGTGGCCTTGGCCAGCGCCCTGGCCGGCCGCAGCCTCGAGCAGGCGGTGGTTGGGGTGCTGAAAGCTCTCCCTAATTCCGAACAGCCTGTACAGAACCAGGCAGGCCAGGCCCTCCAGCCTGCCCGCCAGGCCCTTGCCTGGATAGTGGGCCGCGACACGGCCGATCTAGACGCCCCGGAAATCCTGCGAGCCCTGGCAGAAACGGCCAGCGAGAACGGCGTGGACGGTCTGTTTGCGCCACTGTTTTGGATGCTGCTGGGGGCTGGGCTGTGGAACCTCAACCCCGCATGGCCCGGCCCCCTGGCCCTGACCTGGGGCTTCAAGGCGGCCAGCACGCTCGATTCGATGCTTGGCTACCGGCGCGGCCGGCTGCGCTGGCTGGGCACGGCCGGCGCCCGGCTAGACGACCTACTGGTTTGGCTGCCCTGCCGGCTGGTGGCGATGAGCCTGCCGCTGGCGGCTGGCCAGCCCGGCCGCTGCCTCGGGGTGCTGGCAGCGGCCCGGCGCGATGGCGCCGCCGACCCCTCACCCAATGCGGGCCTATCCCAGGCCGCCTATGCCCACGTCATCGGAGTGCGGCTGGGAGGCAGCAATAGCTATGGCGGCCAAATACGCCAAAAGCCCCTGCTGGCAGCTGGCCTGCCGGCACCAGATCAGGCCGCGGTGCTGCAAATGCTGCAACTGAATCGGCGGCTTGAGTTGCTGTGGCTCACCGCAGCCGCGGCGGGGGCGTTCATCACGAAAACTCTCAGCTGATTGCCGCCGCCAAAGCCCCTGCCGAAGCTGCGCGCAGATCACTGAGACCATGGCGATTCGCGAGCTGCTCGAAGATGCCCTCAAGGAGCCGAACATCGGCCTGACCCCTTGCTTTCGCTGGCACGCCACGCCTGTGGGAATTGCAGCCCTGTGGCAGGCCGGGGCAGCGCCCACTGCTCCTCCCTACGAGGATGCCCTCAAGGAAGGTCTGCAGGTTGGGCTCGATCTAAGTCGCGAAGAGCGGGAGTTTCACCAGCTCAATTCAGGCTTGGTGTTGCTGTTTCACAGCTAGGTCTGCTGGCGGAAACACCAGGGCCCATTGATGCAGCGTCCAGCTGACGCATCCCTGGACGATCAGCGGATCTGTTCGAACAAGGGCATCGGCCTCTTCCCAACTGGCGGCCCTAAACAGCAACATGCCGCCAGCCCCATCGCCACTGCGGCCGACCCGATCGGCCCAATAACCGCTGCGGGGCTCATGGCCCTTGCGCTCCAGCTCTGCCAGCCAGGCCAGGTGGGCTGGGATCACCGCGTCGAATTGGGGCTTGGAAACCAGACCCAGCTCAAGCTTCACAAAGGTAGGCCTCATCCTCTAAACCCCCTTGGCGCTGCGCTGCCGGCGGCACCTTTCCGAGCAGTAGCGCACCTCATCCCAAACATCCTTCCACTTGCGCCGCCACTGGAAAGATCGCTCACAGACAGGGCAGATTTTGGTGGGGCGATTCTCGTGGTGAGGCATCTCCAGGGGCTGGGCGCAGATCAGCGATGGGAAATTTAGGCAACTGAAGCCAAACCCAGATCAGGGAAACCACAAAAAGCGACCAAACCATAGTAAGATTATGAAGATTTCATAAGGCAGTCATGTTGTTGAGTTTCTTTGGATTCTTATTTGCCGCCCTTTCGTTTGTTCAAGTTCCCCAATGGGACAACGACTGGACAAAATGCTCGGTTGCAGTCCCAGACACCGCCTGCCATTGGTATGTGGTCAACCCCGACAACACATTTGGCAAAGGATTCAGCTGGATCACCGCCCCTGAGTACGACGTAACGGCCTTAAGGGATATCGGCCTCCAACACGAAGTGACCGTAGCCCAGGGCTTTCAAACGACCGTAGAGCTGATGAATGCATCTACCGAAGTCAAGTACGGCGACAACTACTAAAGCCAAAATCAAAGCAGAGCCAAAACGAACTAGCGCAGCATCAAGCTGCCGGCTACTTATTTTCTTAAGGCCAAGGGATGTGCCGAAATCCCCTTCCGGCGGCTTATGGGGTTAGGGTTTGAAGACAATAAATCAGTCGTCCTTGCACCAGGGTGGCCTCAATACCCTGCCATGGACTCTTCAATTCTGTTTGCCTTAAACTGGAATTCGCTCGGAGAGCTAGCCACCGAAGACCTTGAGTACGTGCTCAATTCAATGGCCCATGCCATGGATTCAGGCAAAGAAGAATTCAGTTCGCTATACAGCAAAGTGAATATCTGTGCATGAGCCGCAAAATCAATAGCAATTAGTTGTCAAGCCCTGAATTAGGGTATGGGCAACATGCAAAGTCTAAAAATACAGGAATATCACTTTTGACGCTTTAAGCAATTGGCGAGGTTCTCCTTGGCTATTGCCAGTGCCTCCGTACAGGTCTCCTTGTCGTCCTTATCAATATCGCCCTGCTCGCCACGAAGACGCTGTTCCAGAAAATCAATTTCCTCCTGCCAGTGCTCAGTGCCCATATCAAAGACAGGCCGCTCCCCATCATTGGCATCGTCGTCGATCAAAGAGAAATCGTCGTCCCTCATCATAAGTAGTGATGGAAATCAACCCAAGGATGCCGCAGGAAGCAGGAAAGGGAAATCCCCTTAATTCACTGCCACACTGCAACCACCCGACCAAGCAGCAATGAACGAACAGCCAGGCGCTCCAAAGCAGTTCGGAAGTCGCCTTGATGAGGAGACGATTGAAGAAAATAGGGAACTTCTTGGCAAAATTGGTAGCGATAGCATCTCAGAGGCAGCTGAAATCAAAGGAAGCATATACTTCTATACCAATACTTGCGTCGACGGCCAGCAAAACAAAGAAGAATTAATTGACGACCCGACAGCGCTAGATGCTGCGATTAAAAATCTTACAGTAGAGATAAAATACGAACATAAGCACCATCGATGGGCCGCCCAGCTGCCTCACGCATTAAAAATATTGGAGTTTGCTGCAGCACGCTTAAGGCTAAATAACAATATCTCGCCCGACAATATAGGCATTAATGCTGAGCTAAGGTGGCGGGACGAGAAAGACTTTGAAAATATCATTCATCTTACTCAAAGCAAAGGCAATGCCGAATGGCAGGTATCACGATTTGCCTGATGGAATCATGGTATTGCAGTAACCAGATCCAGTAGCAAAGACGCTCTTCATCAAGTGCTCAAGCGAAGGGAGAGGAGCGGGTCGTCAGCGACGGGAGAGAAACTTCCGCCCACTTCCTCGACCTATGGACGGGTCGAACTCCGCCATAGAGGGGTATTTGAGTCAGGCAGAGGCATGGAGCGCGAGCAGTAGCAAGGTTTGTTCACAAAAAAATCCCTGGCGTG
Encoded here:
- a CDS encoding ATP-dependent Clp protease proteolytic subunit, which translates into the protein MSVSAPYYGDSAAMRTPPPDLPSLLLKERIVYLGLPLFSDDDAKRQMGIDVTELIIAQLLYLEFDNPEKPIFFYINSTGTSWYTGDAVGFETEAFAIADTLRYVKPPVHTICIGQAMGTAAMILSAGTKGHRAALPHASIVLHQPRSGARGQATDIQIRAQEVLHNKRTLLEMLSLNTGKSVEQLSRDSDRMTYFTAEEAKEYGLIDRVLTSQKDLPTAPPATAAGLG
- the ilvC gene encoding ketol-acid reductoisomerase — protein: MAKLYYDTDADLSLLNGKTVAIIGYGSQGHAHALNLKDSGVNVVVGLYEGSRSAEKARADGLEVLSVADACAKADWIMVLLPDEFQKAVYDKEIAPHLSAGKVLSFAHGFNIRFELIKPPADVDVVMIAPKGPGHTVRWEYQNGMGVPALFAIEQDASGHARELAMAYAKGIGGTRAGILETNFKEETETDLFGEQAVLCGGLSELVKAGFETLVEAGYQPELAYFECLHEVKLIVDLMVKGGLTAMRDSISNTAEYGDYVSGPRLITADTKAEMKRILTDIQDGTFARNFVAECDAGKPEMTKIRERDAQHPIEQVGTGLRSMFSWLKAA
- a CDS encoding YciI family protein, coding for MRPTFVKLELGLVSKPQFDAVIPAHLAWLAELERKGHEPRSGYWADRVGRSGDGAGGMLLFRAASWEEADALVRTDPLIVQGCVSWTLHQWALVFPPADLAVKQQHQA
- a CDS encoding CobD/CbiB family cobalamin biosynthesis protein, whose amino-acid sequence is MGDPRWCPHPVVVMGWWISMLRRGAEAWAGTRAWKLRLAGGLITLVLVGGSGLAGWAVEQLAPTPLLVVALASALAGRSLEQAVVGVLKALPNSEQPVQNQAGQALQPARQALAWIVGRDTADLDAPEILRALAETASENGVDGLFAPLFWMLLGAGLWNLNPAWPGPLALTWGFKAASTLDSMLGYRRGRLRWLGTAGARLDDLLVWLPCRLVAMSLPLAAGQPGRCLGVLAAARRDGAADPSPNAGLSQAAYAHVIGVRLGGSNSYGGQIRQKPLLAAGLPAPDQAAVLQMLQLNRRLELLWLTAAAAGAFITKTLS
- a CDS encoding ATP-dependent Clp protease proteolytic subunit, which translates into the protein MPIGTPSVPYRLPGSQYERWVDIYTRLGVERILFLGSEVTDAVANALVAQMLYLDSEDNSKPIYLYINSPGGSVTAGLAIYDTMQYVKSDVVTICVGLAASMGAFLLGAGTKGKRLALPHSRIMIHQPLGGTSQRQASDIEIEAKEILRMKDMLNHSMADMTGQSFEKIEKDTDRDYFLSAAEAKEYGLIDRVIANPSEA
- a CDS encoding PIN/TRAM domain-containing protein → MVNSLILILFVISGAAAGWLGVDLLPEQLLLQVDKPEGLRTVLGGFGSFFGVIAGVFFQQLRRKLMQQVRTMPTDLLVSRAVGLILGLLVANLLLAPILLLPLPWEVIFVKPLAAVVSNVFFGVSGYNLAEVHGRTLLRLFNPSSTEAMLVADGVLQPASAKILDTSVIIDGRIRGLLASGLLEGQVIVAQSVIDELQALADSGNAEKRGRGRRGLKLLSELREQYGRRLVVNITRYEGNGVDDKLLLLTADTGGTLLTADYNLAKVAEVKELKVLNLSELVIALRPEVQPGDELLLKIARDGKEADQGVGYLDDGTMVVVEGARGRIGERLPVVVTGALQNPTGRIVFARGDGAPAESNGEATAKRKPRQERSKANPQADGPR
- a CDS encoding DUF2256 domain-containing protein; protein product: MPHHENRPTKICPVCERSFQWRRKWKDVWDEVRYCSERCRRQRSAKGV